The following proteins are co-located in the Polystyrenella longa genome:
- a CDS encoding protein-disulfide reductase DsbD family protein, translating to MPRQFYISLCCTILFLIAASVTVPVSAQNGDLNSLFQNDASEVTEPSISINLSPEQPKVGDEVTLSIKVELPAGMFTYAQDNKSAAKPSFKITENTGLKEIDTEFKPDQKAKSDYDDVLELTSLKYYEQITWSRRYEVTASTGKLAGKVLIPICDDRSCQMYRDSIDFTISAPGAAEEQSGGSSFGELVSEEDSSGSISFGTEVDNSGAFGEEISGDSRSAIVTIETFPLFWSQEVKVDDQEVATLRAILHPGDEETTPRVEFTAELAEGWHTYSTDEQKNAQHTTFDFKKLQGLQSKTDNWQSDQPPVTFPVKEGKEKFDQYIYPKMVTWTHELALEPDAKQSGVELTAQIQFCSEEVCLTPSSYTFRLGSVPVEQDLESTTSIAALPPEIEEWFKGIRPLEEESIQATGFGWYLFYAFLGGVILNVMPCVLPVLAIKILSFVKQAGEDRSRIIALNVAYSLGVISIFMVLATLIGVASFGWGGLFQSTAFNLLMTCFIFAMALSLLGVYEIPIPGMVGSAGGQQKEGLTGAFLTGIFATILATPCSGPFLGATLAWSATQPIHITYLIFLMMGLGMASPYLILGAFPKAVQFLPKPGNWMVHVKEVSGFILLATVIFFLSYIDDNFQIPLLAMLLAIGFALWMIGRAPATLVSRATYFVNRVTAFGVAGLVCFYAYQSATMLHESELPWRPFSTQALKEASDEGKTVLIDFTADWCVNCKVVEQTALNTPKTFSFVETHDVVTLVADWTDGDEEITRWLNKFESKSIPLTVIFPANRPNNPILIRDLYFQDTLLKKLDQAVSLPPSQTAATPASESR from the coding sequence ATGCCACGCCAATTCTATATCAGTCTATGCTGTACCATCCTGTTTCTGATTGCAGCATCCGTTACCGTCCCCGTCTCCGCCCAAAATGGCGACCTGAACAGTCTGTTTCAGAATGACGCGTCGGAGGTAACTGAACCCTCAATTTCAATCAATCTGTCTCCCGAGCAACCCAAAGTCGGCGACGAAGTCACTTTGTCGATTAAAGTCGAGTTGCCCGCTGGCATGTTTACGTACGCCCAAGACAACAAATCTGCGGCGAAACCGAGTTTCAAGATTACGGAGAACACTGGACTGAAAGAAATTGATACGGAATTCAAACCCGATCAAAAAGCAAAGTCCGACTACGATGACGTCCTCGAACTAACCTCGCTGAAGTACTACGAACAGATCACCTGGTCGCGACGATATGAAGTAACCGCGTCCACGGGAAAACTGGCTGGCAAAGTCCTGATTCCCATCTGCGACGATCGCAGCTGCCAAATGTATCGCGATTCAATTGATTTCACCATTTCCGCTCCCGGCGCCGCAGAGGAACAGTCGGGCGGCAGTTCCTTTGGAGAACTCGTTTCAGAAGAAGATTCGAGTGGAAGTATTTCCTTTGGAACTGAAGTGGATAATTCTGGTGCATTTGGAGAGGAAATCTCTGGCGACTCAAGATCCGCCATCGTGACGATTGAAACTTTTCCTCTGTTCTGGTCACAGGAAGTCAAAGTAGACGATCAGGAAGTAGCCACCTTACGTGCGATACTACATCCTGGTGATGAAGAAACGACCCCCCGCGTGGAATTCACTGCAGAACTGGCCGAAGGCTGGCATACTTACTCCACCGACGAACAAAAGAACGCTCAGCACACCACCTTTGATTTCAAAAAGTTGCAGGGACTGCAATCCAAAACAGACAACTGGCAAAGCGACCAGCCACCGGTAACTTTCCCAGTGAAGGAAGGCAAAGAAAAGTTCGACCAATACATCTATCCGAAGATGGTCACCTGGACTCATGAACTCGCGTTGGAACCCGACGCAAAGCAGTCCGGTGTCGAGTTGACGGCCCAAATTCAATTCTGCTCCGAGGAGGTCTGTCTCACCCCTAGCTCCTACACCTTTCGGTTAGGGTCTGTCCCCGTCGAACAGGATCTGGAATCAACAACTTCCATCGCCGCACTTCCTCCCGAGATTGAAGAGTGGTTTAAAGGAATTCGACCACTTGAAGAGGAAAGCATCCAAGCGACTGGCTTTGGGTGGTATCTGTTTTACGCCTTCCTAGGCGGGGTTATCCTTAATGTCATGCCGTGTGTCCTTCCCGTTCTCGCGATTAAAATCCTGTCCTTCGTGAAGCAGGCAGGGGAAGACCGTTCCCGCATCATTGCTTTAAACGTCGCTTATTCACTCGGCGTGATTTCGATTTTCATGGTTCTTGCCACATTAATCGGTGTCGCCTCTTTTGGCTGGGGTGGACTGTTCCAAAGCACTGCATTCAACCTGTTGATGACCTGTTTCATCTTCGCGATGGCACTCAGCTTGCTGGGTGTTTATGAAATCCCGATCCCCGGTATGGTCGGTTCCGCCGGCGGTCAACAGAAAGAGGGCCTTACGGGAGCATTCCTGACGGGTATCTTTGCCACGATTCTGGCGACTCCTTGCAGCGGTCCTTTCCTGGGAGCTACCCTGGCTTGGTCCGCCACGCAACCGATCCACATTACCTATCTCATTTTCCTGATGATGGGGCTCGGAATGGCATCACCTTACTTGATCCTGGGGGCCTTTCCCAAAGCGGTTCAGTTTCTTCCCAAACCGGGAAACTGGATGGTGCATGTGAAAGAAGTTTCTGGTTTTATTTTGTTGGCGACGGTCATCTTTTTCCTCAGCTACATCGACGACAACTTCCAGATACCATTACTGGCCATGCTATTAGCAATCGGTTTTGCGTTGTGGATGATTGGTCGTGCTCCGGCGACTCTCGTTTCCCGTGCGACCTACTTCGTTAATCGCGTAACCGCGTTCGGGGTGGCTGGCTTAGTCTGCTTTTACGCTTATCAGTCCGCCACCATGTTGCACGAATCGGAACTTCCCTGGCGTCCCTTCAGTACGCAGGCCCTGAAAGAGGCCAGCGACGAAGGCAAAACGGTTTTGATCGACTTCACTGCGGATTGGTGTGTGAACTGTAAAGTGGTTGAGCAAACCGCACTCAACACGCCCAAGACGTTCAGCTTCGTGGAGACTCACGATGTGGTCACTTTAGTTGCCGACTGGACGGACGGAGACGAAGAAATCACTCGCTGGTTAAACAAGTTCGAAAGTAAAAGCATTCCGCTGACAGTGATTTTCCCCGCGAATCGCCCTAACAATCCGATTCTGATCCGTGACTTGTACTTTCAGGATACGCTGCTCAAAAAACTAGACCAGGCTGTCTCCCTGCCCCCTTCCCAAACGGCGGCCACACCAGCTTCAGAGTCTCGCTAG
- a CDS encoding energy-coupling factor ABC transporter permease: MHIPDGLMEPEVCLVTSAAAATAVGYSLHKVKQQADDRLIPLTGVTAALIFAGQMVNFPLGLFSLPVSGHLMGGVLAAVLLGPWAGCLAMTLVLLVQALLFSDGGVLSLGANVLHMGVLGCWGGYACYVLVKNCFRDHWKGTAFGAATAAWLTVLSAAFLLCIELYFSLEPNEFSFSRFSVLMLSLHAVIGIGEAVITLLVLKAVFQQRPDLLTPQELAPPSAGVPRRFVTTTLASALAVTFLLAPWASASPDGLESAVDQHGLAAREIGTLFGILSEYEIPWVSSHWPAVSVGLAGALGVASVLLLALMLGRLTRNRPALAGADSE; encoded by the coding sequence ATGCATATTCCCGACGGATTAATGGAGCCTGAAGTCTGCCTGGTCACGAGTGCCGCCGCCGCCACAGCGGTTGGCTACAGCCTGCACAAAGTGAAGCAGCAGGCCGATGATCGATTGATCCCCCTGACAGGGGTCACAGCGGCACTCATCTTTGCCGGACAGATGGTGAACTTCCCCCTCGGGCTCTTTTCTCTACCTGTCTCCGGCCATCTAATGGGCGGCGTTCTGGCGGCCGTTCTACTTGGTCCCTGGGCCGGTTGTTTGGCAATGACCTTGGTCCTGCTGGTGCAGGCCCTGCTCTTTTCCGATGGTGGCGTTCTCAGTCTGGGAGCGAATGTCCTCCACATGGGCGTGCTCGGTTGCTGGGGTGGTTACGCCTGCTATGTGCTGGTCAAAAACTGCTTTCGCGACCACTGGAAAGGAACCGCTTTTGGCGCCGCAACAGCCGCGTGGCTGACTGTTCTTTCGGCTGCCTTTCTACTCTGTATTGAACTCTACTTCTCGCTGGAACCCAACGAGTTTTCGTTCTCGCGTTTCTCAGTTCTGATGCTCTCTCTGCATGCCGTGATTGGCATCGGTGAGGCCGTCATTACCTTGTTAGTCTTGAAGGCGGTCTTCCAGCAGCGGCCTGATTTACTCACTCCTCAGGAATTAGCCCCACCCTCCGCTGGCGTCCCACGTCGATTCGTGACGACCACCCTGGCGAGTGCTCTCGCCGTTACTTTCCTGTTGGCCCCGTGGGCCTCCGCCTCTCCAGATGGATTGGAATCAGCCGTCGATCAACATGGACTGGCCGCACGAGAAATCGGAACTCTGTTTGGGATTCTGTCTGAATATGAAATCCCCTGGGTCTCTTCTCATTGGCCTGCCGTTTCTGTGGGTCTGGCCGGAGCGCTCGGTGTCGCTAGCGTGTTGTTGCTCGCCTTGATGCTCGGACGCCTCACCCGTAATCGTCCGGCGCTCGCTGGAGCGGATAGTGAGTGA
- a CDS encoding energy-coupling factor transporter transmembrane component T family protein: protein MSDLRFGERARLLPAARHATIKLIIVLLLIVTAVCTPVSWWPLWGAILLIEVGLLIRNPPDSRFWWPRLPVFVLFLGSVALSIPLSQHFEQGWLRAAMIFERGMLAFLATTWLTTVLTPLELIHVLRRWKMPPFLVESLAFMLRYLNLLSTERKTLQQARAARAGKKTGLITAWKTSAYIIATVLVRAFDRAERIYLAMKARGWKGL from the coding sequence GTGAGTGATCTCAGGTTCGGGGAACGAGCGCGATTGCTGCCTGCCGCGCGTCACGCCACGATCAAACTCATTATTGTCCTGCTCCTGATCGTCACGGCTGTTTGTACTCCTGTTTCCTGGTGGCCACTCTGGGGAGCGATTCTGCTGATCGAAGTCGGTCTCCTGATCAGAAATCCGCCCGATTCCCGATTCTGGTGGCCCCGTTTACCAGTATTTGTGTTATTCCTCGGATCCGTTGCCCTCTCGATCCCACTGTCACAACATTTTGAGCAGGGATGGTTGCGAGCTGCGATGATTTTCGAACGAGGAATGCTCGCTTTTCTGGCCACAACCTGGTTGACGACCGTGCTGACTCCGTTAGAACTCATTCATGTCCTTCGCCGCTGGAAAATGCCTCCCTTCCTCGTCGAATCACTCGCGTTCATGCTTCGCTATCTAAATTTGCTTTCCACCGAACGCAAAACCCTTCAACAGGCTCGGGCAGCCCGAGCGGGAAAGAAGACAGGACTCATCACCGCCTGGAAGACTTCGGCTTATATTATCGCGACCGTACTCGTCCGTGCTTTTGATCGTGCCGAGCGAATTTATCTGGCGATGAAAGCCCGCGGTTGGAAAGGACTCTGA
- a CDS encoding energy-coupling factor ABC transporter ATP-binding protein, with the protein MTSLLPASSLLRIEQLNYSYPSGVQALHSLSFEIHQGERVGLVGPSGAGKSTLLLHLNGLLPERLPEPDCASVFVNNQPVSKSGIDTIRQQVGLLFQNPEDQLFCPTVEEDVAFGPRQLQLTEAEVLQRVEDALAQANLFELRHRPISQLSYGQKKRACLAGLFACHPQLLALDEPFTGLDPRSRNQLVDLLLTDQRTLLVATHDLDVVVQMCDRVLLIDQGKLIADGPATELLGNQKLMDDHGLEVPLRLRLHS; encoded by the coding sequence ATGACGAGTCTCCTACCAGCCTCTTCCCTGTTGCGAATCGAACAACTGAATTACAGCTACCCTTCCGGGGTGCAGGCTCTGCATTCGCTTTCCTTTGAGATACATCAGGGAGAACGCGTCGGTCTGGTCGGGCCTTCGGGGGCAGGTAAGTCTACCCTGCTACTTCACCTGAACGGGCTCCTACCCGAACGTCTCCCAGAACCTGATTGCGCGTCAGTTTTCGTCAATAACCAGCCTGTTTCCAAATCCGGAATTGATACGATCCGACAGCAAGTCGGACTGCTTTTCCAAAACCCCGAGGACCAACTTTTCTGTCCCACTGTGGAAGAAGATGTCGCATTCGGACCACGTCAATTACAACTAACCGAAGCAGAAGTTCTACAGCGCGTGGAAGATGCTCTCGCTCAGGCAAATTTGTTTGAGCTAAGACATCGTCCCATTAGTCAGCTTTCTTATGGTCAGAAAAAACGGGCATGTCTCGCTGGATTATTCGCCTGTCACCCTCAATTACTCGCATTGGATGAACCCTTTACTGGCCTTGATCCACGCTCTCGAAATCAGTTGGTGGATCTACTGCTCACTGACCAGAGGACGTTACTAGTCGCCACGCACGATCTGGACGTCGTCGTGCAGATGTGTGATCGTGTTCTGCTGATTGATCAGGGAAAGCTAATCGCCGACGGTCCCGCGACTGAATTATTAGGCAACCAGAAATTGATGGATGATCATGGATTAGAAGTTCCCTTGCGTTTGCGTCTTCACTCCTGA